One window of Rasiella rasia genomic DNA carries:
- a CDS encoding OmpP1/FadL family transporter, whose protein sequence is MKRISFLLIAVCAMAVSQAQNSTDGLRYATDNINGTARFNALSGAFGALGGDMSAISINPAGSAVFLDNSGNVSFAITDVDNTARYFNNSQTSGENELSLNQAGIVFVFDSPNDSNWKKFTIGLTYNNTENFDNDIFASGRGNTSIASFFTEQAQGIPLDLLQLRFDEGISDLYNFLGETEGVAAQNAFLGYQGFIFDPLTNDPRNTEYISNVSNGNFNQEYTYLTQGYSGKYTINFGTQYGENWFFGINLNSHAIDYDQSTFLFETNSNPGSSVNQIGFENNLSVLGAGFSAQIGAIAKFEDFRFGLTIDTPTWYEISEETSQYLETQRTVDNQVFTEIVDPRVINVFENYNLRTPGKLTASSAYIFGKKGLISIDYSFKDYSNIEFRPTSDTFFANQNNVIENQLTGASTLRIGGEYRINQLSLRGGFMYEQSPYVNELTVGDTNGFSLGLGYNFGNYSFDVSYARAEQERQQQLYNIGLTDAATINAVTSNVVLTFGVNL, encoded by the coding sequence ATGAAAAGAATCTCATTCTTACTCATAGCAGTCTGCGCTATGGCTGTTTCCCAAGCACAAAATAGTACCGACGGACTTCGATATGCAACTGACAACATTAATGGGACAGCCCGTTTTAATGCCCTTAGCGGTGCTTTTGGAGCTCTTGGAGGCGATATGAGTGCCATCTCTATAAACCCAGCAGGAAGCGCTGTATTTCTAGATAATAGCGGCAATGTTTCTTTTGCAATTACAGATGTTGACAACACCGCACGTTATTTTAATAATTCACAAACCAGTGGTGAAAACGAACTTAGTTTAAATCAGGCAGGTATTGTATTTGTTTTTGATAGCCCTAACGACTCAAATTGGAAGAAATTTACAATTGGATTAACATATAACAATACTGAAAATTTCGACAATGATATATTTGCGTCAGGAAGAGGCAATACATCCATCGCATCATTTTTCACAGAACAAGCACAAGGTATACCGCTAGACTTATTGCAGTTGCGATTCGATGAGGGAATTTCAGATTTATATAATTTTTTAGGTGAAACCGAAGGCGTAGCAGCACAAAATGCATTTTTGGGCTATCAAGGGTTTATTTTTGATCCGCTAACAAATGACCCGCGTAATACAGAGTATATAAGTAATGTTTCCAACGGAAATTTTAATCAAGAATACACTTATTTAACTCAAGGGTACAGTGGTAAATACACCATTAATTTTGGAACGCAATACGGTGAAAATTGGTTTTTCGGGATTAACCTGAACTCCCACGCAATTGATTATGACCAGAGCACATTTTTGTTTGAAACTAATAGCAACCCGGGTTCATCTGTAAATCAGATTGGTTTTGAAAACAATCTTTCCGTACTAGGCGCAGGGTTTTCAGCTCAGATAGGCGCCATAGCAAAATTTGAAGATTTTAGATTTGGGCTTACCATAGACACACCTACCTGGTATGAAATTTCCGAAGAAACATCTCAATACTTAGAAACGCAACGTACAGTAGACAATCAAGTTTTTACAGAAATTGTAGACCCAAGAGTCATTAATGTTTTTGAAAATTACAATCTTAGAACTCCAGGAAAATTAACAGCCAGTAGTGCCTATATTTTTGGCAAAAAAGGACTTATTAGCATAGACTATTCCTTCAAAGATTACTCAAATATTGAATTTAGACCTACAAGTGATACTTTCTTTGCCAATCAGAATAACGTTATTGAGAATCAGTTAACAGGAGCTTCCACACTTCGAATTGGTGGTGAATACAGAATCAACCAGTTAAGTCTTCGTGGCGGTTTTATGTATGAACAAAGCCCGTATGTGAATGAGCTTACAGTGGGTGATACTAATGGCTTCTCATTGGGACTTGGATATAACTTCGGAAATTATAGTTTCGACGTATCTTACGCTAGAGCAGAACAGGAAAGACAACAACAACTTTATAATATCGGTCTTACAGATGCAGCTACAATTAATGCTGTAACAAGCAATGTGGTGCTTACTTTTGGTGTGAATCTCTAA